Genomic window (Dyadobacter fanqingshengii):
CTTTTTTGCTTGGTGCCTTTCATTTTGCGTTTGAGGATTTTATCGCTCACCGCCGTATTTCCCTGAATGTCTATTTTCTCGATCTTAACCTTCTTACCTTTTGTAATGGTAAAGTTAAGCGTAGCTTGTCCACGCGTTGAATCCGGGATTTGCAACACCTTTACTTTTGTGTTGTAAAACCCTTTATCCATATAATATTTCTTGATAACGAGCTGGGTGTTTTTAATTACCGTTGGCGTAATAACACGTCCTTTGATCAATTTCACCTTATCATTCAATGTTTCACGCTCGCCCTTGCGAATGCCTGAGAAGGAAACCTTATAAAGACGTGGACGCTCCTTGATATGAATGTTCAGCCAGATTTTTTCTCCCTCCACTTTCGTTGCCATGATCTCCACGTCGTTCAACGTTCCGAAATCCATCATTCTTCTGATGGAAGACGGGATTGCAGGTCCCGGAACGCGGATTTTATCACCTGGCTTTAACCCGGAGATCGAAACCATGGAATTGGGGTCCAGAAACTGGGTTCCGGAAACGGTTACTTCTGCAATTGTAAATTCCTTTGGATTAGCGGGGTCGATTCCCAAGTTGGCGGCTGCAGATGCAGGTTTTGAACCCGCAGCTCCTAGTCCGATCTTTTGTGCATTCGCTGAAAAACACCAGCAAAGCAAGATCAACGCTAAAATACTTTTAAGGTGTGCTAATGATTTATTCAAATTTTTCACAAGGTTCATATTATTCTACTTAGCACTATTCGCTTTTATTTGTTCACCGGTTTTGCCAAAACGACGCTCTCTGTTTTGAAAGGCGGCAATCGCTTCGTATAAATGTTCCCGCCTGAAATCAGGCCAGAAAAGGTTTTCGTAAAAATACAATTCGGCGTAGGCAAGCTGCCACAAGAGGAAATTGCTGATCCTGTGATCACCACCTGTACGTAACATCAGATCTACTTCCGGACGGTTTTGGGTCGCCAGTTTCGCTGCCAGCATTTCCTCATTGATCTCCTCAGTCGTAATAATTCCCTTTTTTACATCTTCCGCAATCTTCCTCGCAGCCTGGGTAATGTCCCATTTCCCACTGTAACCAAGGGCCAGAATCAGGTTAAGGCCTGTGTTGTCTTTTGTTGCCGCAACAGCATCCGCTAATGTATTGCGGCAGCTTCTTGGCAAACTTTCCGTATCTCCTATCGTGTCCAGCTTCACATTGTTTTTGAGCATAGTAGGCAGCTCATTGCTGATCGACTGGACTAATAATTCCATCAGAGCCCTTACTTCAAACTCAGGACGGGCCCAGTTTTCGGTGGAAAATGCATAGAGTGTCAAAAACCCGACACCAAGTTCTGCACAACCTTCGGTTACTTCCCTAACGGCCTTAATCGCATTGCGATGGCCGAAAATGCGCGCTGCTCCCTGGTTTTGGGCCCATCTTCCGTTACCATCCATGATAACGGCTATGTGCTTTGGCAGATTGCCCGTATCAATGAGCTCCTTCATTATTCCTGACCCCTTTAACCTTTTTTAACAAAAACAAAATGAACTACAAACGAGGATCTTTTCAATTCAGACCGAATTTTAAATCTCTCCGCTTTTTAAAGGGATCACTTTGTACATCACGATACGCAGGATTGCAGGAATCTGTGTCGAAAACTAAAAAAATATTAGTCTTAGCGGCATTTCAATTATCTACAAACCTTCTGATGAACAGCTGATTAACCTCAAAAATAGTAATGGAATTTAAAATCAGGGCGCAATTTAGGAATAAGTATGGCCTCTTCAAAATCAATATTTCCGGTCACCGGACGTAGTAACCCGATTAATTATCAAGAAGATGGCGGATTACGTCGCCATATGTGCTGCCGCTCGTGAGCTGGGATGCCTTGCGGTCGCGCATGATAATGACATACTTGCTGTTGAAATGCTTCTGGATTTCTTTGATGTGATGGGAATTAACGATCCCGGCGCGGCTGATGCGCAGATATTGCTTGGGAAGCTTCTCTTCCAGGGACGTCAGGGTGTAACTGAGCAGATATTTTTGTCCGTCCAATGTGTTCAAAAAGACGTATTTTTCCTCCGCCTCGAAGTGAGTGATTTCTGTCAAAGGAATGAGCAGGATCCTGTCTCCTGATTTCACGGACAGTGAAAAAATTTCCTTTTTAGGCTTCATTTCCTCCAATAACTTAAGGAGATTTTCGGAATACGGATTTACACCGCCTATTCCATTCGTGCCGGCTTTGGTAATGTTGCGGATCTTTTCAATGGTTTTAATGAGCCGCTCGTTTTCTACAGGCTTCAAAAGATAATCCACAGAGTTTTCTTCAAAAGCCCGGATCGCATATTGATCATAGGCCGTTGAAAATATTACCAAGGGCATTTTTGTCAATTTGGCGAGCATTTCAAAACCGTTCAGCAGCGGCATTTCAATGTCCAGAAATATAATGTCCGGATTGTATTTATCAATTTCAACCAAACCTTCCGCACCATTTCTTGCTTCGGACACGATCGAAAACACGTCGCTATGCTTTTCCAGAAGCCTGCGAAGGCGGCTCAGTGCTAGCGGTTCGTCGTCTATGAGTATCGTTTTAAGTGGGAATTGCATGGTTATATTGGTCGTTTTTTACAATAGCAGATTTTTGGATGGAAATATTGACCGACTTCCGCGGCTCATTATGCAGTTCGAGGCGTGCTTCTTCCCCATACAGCAGCTTCAATTTATCCTGAATGCTGCGTATGCCATACCCTGCGCCCATTGTGTCCGGGAATGCAGGCCCGTTGTCATGCACACACAAATGCAGCCAGTCGTTTTCCTCATAAATTTTAACCACAATTTGCCCTTGATCGGCCATTTTGGAAACGCCGTGCTTGATCGCGTTCTCGACAATGGGCTGCAAGATAAATTTTGGGACTTGTAATTCTTTCAATGTCGGATCGGTAACCTCGACTGTAAACCGGAGCCGCTCGCCAAACCTCACTTTTTCGACCTGCAAATAGGTGGCAACCATTTCCAGTTCGTTTTCAATGGTGTCGAAATAGTCGTTGGTTTTTCTTCCTGTGGTGTATCTGAAGAGTTTTGAGAGCAGCAGCGTCATTTCCTCTGCTTTGTCGGGATCTTCATGTACGAGGCTGGCAATGCTATTTAATGAATTGTATAAAAAATGGGGGTTTATACGCGCCTGCAATGCGTCCAGCTCTGCGCGGGTTTTTAGCTTTTCCAGGTTAAGCAACTGATATTCCTGATCTGAAATTTTCCTGGAAATCTGCTTTCCTTCGCGGCTGAGGAAGTAAAAAATATTCGCAACAATGATCGGGCCCCACATGTACCAATACCAGGGCGCATTCTGAGCGGCTTCATTGGGATAGAGGTTTCTGTAATTATCAACCAATGTCACCCCGAAAAAGAAATAAATGACGATACTCATCAAATTATTCATAATGAGCACTATCACCGATAAGATGAGGTGTTTAACAATTGTTCGGCTGATAAAAACGTCGAGCCAGATTGTGATCCCCTGGGTGAGCAAAATGGTAAATACGCCCGCTACAACGTTCTGAGAAATCAGATATTGATATAGCTTGATCCTGACAGGCTCATCCGTGAAATAAATTTCAGCTGTAAAGTAAGAGATCGCATTAATCCCGTATAAAATGGTGGCTCCCAGGATAATGGCGATCAATGTTCCGATCCAGCCCTGGTTTTGAATGATGCCAATGAGGTTGAAATCCCGCCAGTTGAACGACTTTTCCTGCGAAGTAAAACTGAAATTGGCGCCCTCCACTTTTGCCCCTGAGAGATCAACGTCGGTGAGGCTGCTAAAACTTAGGTCTGCATTGCGTAGATCTGAGTTCCGGAATGTGGTCCTGTCCAGTGCGGAAAACCGAAGCTTTGCATTCCGCAGATTGGCTCCATCAAAATTAATGTCTTTCAGGCTCGAAAAGCTGAAATCAGCGTTTTCCAGGTCCATATTACTAAAATCCCTTCCATCCAGCGATGAAGCCGTCATCCGCAGGCGCTTCGTTCCCTTGTCATCCATATCCTTAACTATAACGCATTTTTACTGATTAGTTTGGGCGAGCATCCACTCCGTTTCGGCTTTTCCCCAGTCGGGATGAATGTTGGTTTCGGGTTTAAATGCCGCAAATTTTTGTGTTGCCTTTTCCAGTAATGGTTTCGCCGGTTTTTTGCCTCCACCAAATTCCTCGGGAGTAAAAAACACGCTGGACGCTTCCAAATAATATATTCTTGGATTCTCAGCGTTGATTTTTTTGGCAGACGCTAAGTGTTCCGCAAACTTCGCGCCGTCCGCTTCCCACCGGTTCTGGGGGTCGGCAGCCAGGTGTATTTGAGATTGAAAGGCTTGCATAACCGATATTTCATCATTTGGCTTCCCTGCGATCGTCTCCGCATCCTTTAATAAGGCGGCCGCTTTCTCCAGATACTTGTCTTTTTCTTCCAGACTGGTGCCAACAAAACCGAGAATTACATTGCTATATCCCGCATAATACTTTGGAAGCCACTCTTTCGGCTCTGCAGCGGCAATGCGTTCAAACTGGTTGGCGATGTCCTGCAATGCCTTCGCGTCGGGCTTTGCCTTGTCCAAACCATTTAAAGCTTGAATGCTGGCCGTCATCGCCTGCGTGTATTTTTCATTTTGGGCTAAAACCATGCACGCGGAAAACGCGAGTGCAAGAGCAGTGAAAATGGTTCTTTTCATCATTGCAGAGATTTAAGTTGATTGCTTTTTTTTGTTTAAATGTCATCTTTTGAAACCTTGGCCTTTTTGGAAAGCATGATCTGCATGCCTACAAAGAAATTCCTGTAACTCTGCGGGCCAACTGCGTAACGCGTCTTGCCATCGGGCGTATAGCGATAGGTAAACACATTCTTTGTATTCAAGATATTGTCAACTGAGGCGTAGAATATGACCAGGTTACCAAACACATTTTGCAGTTTGCTGGCCTGAATGTTCACATTATGGACAGGCGCTGTTTTATCTCCCAGGAAATGCTCGTTGTTTGGATTGTAATAGGGCCTGCCACTCGTGAAAGCATAAGTCATGCTCACATTGGTAGTGATTTTTTCAAACCACTTTTTCGTGATCAGGCTGATGTTGTGATTGGAGATGAATGTGGGTGTGGTGGATTCTTCAAATTGCTGGAAAAGCCTTTTGGAATCCACAAAACTATATGTGACCCAGTAATCGAAGTTTTTGATCGTTTTTTGGTCCCGCCAGAAAAAATCGAAACCGCGTGCGTATCCTTTTCCGGCATTGTTGGTTTCACCCCACGGAAAGCGGTAAGGGTCGGCGTCGAACTTTTGGCCGGTAAACTCGCGCACGAGTTGCGCGTAATTTTTGTAAAATGCCTCAAAACGGAATGTGCGCTGGTTTTTACAGATCTGGTAATTGAGTATTAAATGATCGGCGCGCTCGTAATCCAGGTTTTTGTTGGTGTAAAGATATTTGTAATCGGGATTTTGGTAAAATTGCCCTGCTGCCAACGAGACTTGGCTGTACTTCCCTGTTTTGTAAGCAAATGATAACCTCGGAGCCAGATTGTAGTCTTTAAGGAGCGATGAATATTCGGTCCTGAGTCCAATGCGGCCGGCAAGTTCTCTGGTAATGTAAATTTCAGATTCAACAAATGCGGCTGTGTAACGATCTTTAAGGTCATAGGATTGGCCGTCAAAACCATTCTTTAAGCGGATTGCGTGCGCTTCGGCACCGAAAAGAATCGTATTATTTCCGGAAAGAAGCCTTGAAAGAACGATTCTGGCTTGTGTCCTTTCATCAAAGCGGTCAAAATTGAAAGCGTCCAATGTTGTGTTATCATTATTCCGGCTGTAAGAAAAACCGGAGTTCAGCGACCAGCGTCCTTCTTTCCACGAATCGTTATAAGTGCTGGTAACGAAGGAATTTTTGTTTTCAAGATCCAGCTTCGTTTTCCCCGACTCGCTGGCAGGATCCCGGGAATTCATGCTTAGCTGACTGTCCGAATACATTCCATAGACTTTCAGGACACCATTTTTAGTCGGTTTAAGGCGGTATGTTAATGAAGATCCTTTGAATTCGGGTTCCTGCAACCAATCCACATTCTGTTTTACGAGAGAAAAAAGTGGTTTAAGATTACCATAATAAGCGACAGCGGAAATGCTTTGGTTTTTGGTCGCATAATCGTAGTTAAGCCCTGCATTGGCCAGGTTTAAGCTGATTCCCAAACCATTGTTACTGACCTTATCTGTGGTGTTAAGAAGCAAAACAGACGAGAGTGCCTGTCCATACTGAGCAGAATAACCGCCCGTGCTAAACGAAGTGCCTTTGAACATGAAAGGATTAAACCTGCCGCGCGACTGCACATCGGGCAAGGAGCTAAAAAACGGGTTCTGGACGATCATCCCATCAATCACAACTTTGGTTTCCTGGCCGGAGCCGCCCCTCACGAAAAGCCCTTCCTGCTCTCCTACGCGCTGGGCGCCGGGAAGAAACTGCATTGCCCCCGTAATGTCGGCTGCGGCACCTGCGGTGGTTACAATGTCAAGTGGCTTCAACATGGCCATCCGTTTTTCGTCGGATGCTTCAAATGCACCGGCAGTGATCACCACCGTGTTCAGTTCATTGGCTAACTCTTCCAGCTTGACAGACAGGTCCGTTGCGTTTTCCCTTACGCCTATTTTAGTTTCAAATGCTTCATATCCAACATAAGTTGCTGCAAGTGTAGCTGTGTCTTTTTCCGTCGTTTGAAAGCTGAAAAGGCCGTTCGCGTCTGTGGTTGTTCCGTCGTAAGTTCCTTTTAAAAATACATTGGCTCCTGGCAAAGCATTGCCTTTTTTATCAGTAATCTTCCCGCTTACCGTATTCTGCGAATAGGCAAGCGGGGAGATTAGTAGCAGGAGATAATAAAAAAGCTTCATGGCTAATAGCATTTGTGTTCCTTGTTGACACAAATCTATCAGCCGTGAAGCCCTATGTTAAGTGAATTCCGACGAACTGCTTATTTCGAATGTATGAACACCGTTTCGGCCGGAATGAAAAAATGAAGATTAAAGCTCTTCAATGGTGATATTTTTCCAACGCACTTTAATTCCGCCGCCATCGTGGATTTGCAGCGCAATGGATCCTTCTCCCGCGCCGATTTTAGCATCCGTGAAATCAACCATTTGATTACCATTCAGATAGGTTTTGACATTGTCGCCCTGCGCGCGGATTCTCAATGTGTTCCATTCGCCCATTTTCAGGAAACCTTCTTTTTCATCAGGGATCTGCACAAGCCAGTTACGGCCATAAGATTCGTAAATGCCACCCGTGTCATGGTTTGGTGGTGCAACTTCAACCTGCCAACCTGAAACCTTCGTGCCGTCCACCGTGGAGCGGAAAAATACGCCGCTGTTGCCGTTTGCCTCTTGCTTGAATTGCAATGAGAGATCGAAATTCTTGTAAAACTTGTCTGTCGTTAAATAGCCATATTTCTTGTCAGGGCCACTTTCGCAGATCAATTCGCCGTTTTCCACATACCATTTTTCTGTTCCGTTGACCTTCCAGCCGGTCAGATCCTTCCCGTTAAATAACTTTACCGGTTTTTTTAACGGACTGGGAACGGGTGCTTTAAAAACTAAAAATGCAGAGTTGAGCAACAAAATGGCCGCAGAAAGCACTGCCAGTTGTCTAAGTTTTAACATAATGGATTGGGGGTTAGGATGAAAAAAATTACATTAAGAATTCGGTCAAAATACATTTTCCATTAGTTTTACGGAAATTAACCAATTGGAAAGCTATGAAAAAAAACCGTTTTGTAGGGCCTTATGTGGCATTTTTTTTACTTGCAGTGTTGTCTTCGGGAGTAATTATTTCCTGCAAAGAAAAGAATGAAGACATAGTAAAGCGCAAAACGATTACAGAGGTCATTATGGAAAACGAGCGTTTCAGTATCCTGAAAGATATCATGATACACGCTGAGATGACCGATGCATTGCGTACAGGAGAAATAACTTTTTTCGCCCCGGATAACAGTGCTTTTGGCAAAGCAAATATTTTCGCTTCAAGCGTAATTACTGGATTACCAGCAGATTCTGCGAGGAAATTGATTAATAATCACATTATTGGTAAAAAGAGACTTGAATACAAAGACCTTTTAGTGGCAAAAGAAAAGTCACTGACGGGAAAAGAGCTGAGCCTGACAAAGACAGACAGCATTTTCGCCGTTAACAAAGCCGATATCATTTTACCGGATATAAGCGCTGCCAATGGCGTTATCCACATTATCGACAGCCTGGCTGTTCGATGAAACAATAGTATCAAAAAATAAAGCGGCCCGGTTGAACAT
Coding sequences:
- a CDS encoding TonB-dependent receptor, whose translation is MKLFYYLLLLISPLAYSQNTVSGKITDKKGNALPGANVFLKGTYDGTTTDANGLFSFQTTEKDTATLAATYVGYEAFETKIGVRENATDLSVKLEELANELNTVVITAGAFEASDEKRMAMLKPLDIVTTAGAAADITGAMQFLPGAQRVGEQEGLFVRGGSGQETKVVIDGMIVQNPFFSSLPDVQSRGRFNPFMFKGTSFSTGGYSAQYGQALSSVLLLNTTDKVSNNGLGISLNLANAGLNYDYATKNQSISAVAYYGNLKPLFSLVKQNVDWLQEPEFKGSSLTYRLKPTKNGVLKVYGMYSDSQLSMNSRDPASESGKTKLDLENKNSFVTSTYNDSWKEGRWSLNSGFSYSRNNDNTTLDAFNFDRFDERTQARIVLSRLLSGNNTILFGAEAHAIRLKNGFDGQSYDLKDRYTAAFVESEIYITRELAGRIGLRTEYSSLLKDYNLAPRLSFAYKTGKYSQVSLAAGQFYQNPDYKYLYTNKNLDYERADHLILNYQICKNQRTFRFEAFYKNYAQLVREFTGQKFDADPYRFPWGETNNAGKGYARGFDFFWRDQKTIKNFDYWVTYSFVDSKRLFQQFEESTTPTFISNHNISLITKKWFEKITTNVSMTYAFTSGRPYYNPNNEHFLGDKTAPVHNVNIQASKLQNVFGNLVIFYASVDNILNTKNVFTYRYTPDGKTRYAVGPQSYRNFFVGMQIMLSKKAKVSKDDI
- a CDS encoding isoprenyl transferase, with the protein product MKELIDTGNLPKHIAVIMDGNGRWAQNQGAARIFGHRNAIKAVREVTEGCAELGVGFLTLYAFSTENWARPEFEVRALMELLVQSISNELPTMLKNNVKLDTIGDTESLPRSCRNTLADAVAATKDNTGLNLILALGYSGKWDITQAARKIAEDVKKGIITTEEINEEMLAAKLATQNRPEVDLMLRTGGDHRISNFLLWQLAYAELYFYENLFWPDFRREHLYEAIAAFQNRERRFGKTGEQIKANSAK
- a CDS encoding histidine kinase; translation: MDDKGTKRLRMTASSLDGRDFSNMDLENADFSFSSLKDINFDGANLRNAKLRFSALDRTTFRNSDLRNADLSFSSLTDVDLSGAKVEGANFSFTSQEKSFNWRDFNLIGIIQNQGWIGTLIAIILGATILYGINAISYFTAEIYFTDEPVRIKLYQYLISQNVVAGVFTILLTQGITIWLDVFISRTIVKHLILSVIVLIMNNLMSIVIYFFFGVTLVDNYRNLYPNEAAQNAPWYWYMWGPIIVANIFYFLSREGKQISRKISDQEYQLLNLEKLKTRAELDALQARINPHFLYNSLNSIASLVHEDPDKAEEMTLLLSKLFRYTTGRKTNDYFDTIENELEMVATYLQVEKVRFGERLRFTVEVTDPTLKELQVPKFILQPIVENAIKHGVSKMADQGQIVVKIYEENDWLHLCVHDNGPAFPDTMGAGYGIRSIQDKLKLLYGEEARLELHNEPRKSVNISIQKSAIVKNDQYNHAIPT
- a CDS encoding LytR/AlgR family response regulator transcription factor, with translation MQFPLKTILIDDEPLALSRLRRLLEKHSDVFSIVSEARNGAEGLVEIDKYNPDIIFLDIEMPLLNGFEMLAKLTKMPLVIFSTAYDQYAIRAFEENSVDYLLKPVENERLIKTIEKIRNITKAGTNGIGGVNPYSENLLKLLEEMKPKKEIFSLSVKSGDRILLIPLTEITHFEAEEKYVFLNTLDGQKYLLSYTLTSLEEKLPKQYLRISRAGIVNSHHIKEIQKHFNSKYVIIMRDRKASQLTSGSTYGDVIRHLLDN
- a CDS encoding fasciclin domain-containing protein; translated protein: MKKNRFVGPYVAFFLLAVLSSGVIISCKEKNEDIVKRKTITEVIMENERFSILKDIMIHAEMTDALRTGEITFFAPDNSAFGKANIFASSVITGLPADSARKLINNHIIGKKRLEYKDLLVAKEKSLTGKELSLTKTDSIFAVNKADIILPDISAANGVIHIIDSLAVR
- a CDS encoding 3-keto-disaccharide hydrolase, whose protein sequence is MLKLRQLAVLSAAILLLNSAFLVFKAPVPSPLKKPVKLFNGKDLTGWKVNGTEKWYVENGELICESGPDKKYGYLTTDKFYKNFDLSLQFKQEANGNSGVFFRSTVDGTKVSGWQVEVAPPNHDTGGIYESYGRNWLVQIPDEKEGFLKMGEWNTLRIRAQGDNVKTYLNGNQMVDFTDAKIGAGEGSIALQIHDGGGIKVRWKNITIEEL